Genomic segment of Coffea arabica cultivar ET-39 chromosome 1e, Coffea Arabica ET-39 HiFi, whole genome shotgun sequence:
GTTTTACTATGGCATTCTTATCTGTTTCTTGTGTTCCATCTCcaatttttaaaagaaactGCGTGAATGAAGGATCTAATTTTGCTCTCATGTTCTCTGTTAATTGCAATTTCTCTAGTTTGTGCCATAATGGAGAATTTATCAAACATGCATTTATCATTTCAGTTTTTGTTCCCTTTCTAATAACTGGCAATGTTTGTCTAAAATCTCCACCAAGTACAACTACCTTTCCCCCAAATATTTcttctgaattcattaaatctCTTAAGAGATCATCTAAAGCTTCAATTGCTGCCTTTTTAGCCATTGGTGCTTCATCCCAGATTATGAGTTTTGCTTCTTTGATCATTGCAGCTAAAGAAGTTTGTTTACTGACCCGACATGTTGCACCATCAAAGATATCTATTGGAATTTTAAATCTGGAATGTGCAGTCCTTCCACCTGGTAAAATGGAAGCTGCAATTCCTGATGTAGCTGTAGCAAGAGCAAGATAGCCTTTAGATCTAACATCAGCTAACAAAGCTCTATACAGAAATGTTTTTCCAGTACCACATGGGCCATCAATGAAAAAAACACCAGGTCTATCTGAGTAAATTCTCTCAGATATGACTACAAAtgcttttttctgtttttcattGAGTAGCTCAATTGAATTTAAGTCAATTTCTGAAATGATAATGTTTCTTTCTGCTCTTAATTCTCGAGTTTCATTCTCTATATTTTCATAAGAGAATCCAGTGGGAATCAAATTATACGAATGTATACCTTTTCCCATCGATTGCAAAAATCCATCAATTTGTTGTAAGACATTTCTTTTTACTTGTGCAGATGTCATTGCTGAACATTTGGCAAAATCTTCTGACATAGAAGATTCAAAATTTTGCCACAATGCCTTTGGGTCATTAGAGCAAGAATAAACCAAAAGTGTTGCAAAAAGTCTCCTCATTTCGTAGGGCATATGAAAAAGTGAGGCttcttgtaaacaaatttcttggCTGTTATCATTTTGTAACAAGCCTCGAATTAATGCTGCTTCTTGGAACGTTTCTACTTGAACTCCATTAAAGGTTCTTAGGTCATCAAATGAAATTGGACATCGAACCTTTGATAAGAGTAATCTCAAGTAGTATCGTTCTCCTTCAGAAGGATGAGCAGTCATTATTCGACCTATTGATTCACCTCTTTCTCTCAATTTCCAGTATTTTTGCTTAGGTAACCAGACAAAATGATCAGGAAATTCTACATAAGTACAATTTAGATCCTGAGCTGCTTTATCTGTCCTATTCATGTAAAAAAATTCAGTGAGCATTGTTTTCTTCAAATGATAGTTATTGACAACATTTTGAAGATTAGCCGTTTTTTTGAAAGTCATTGGCTGATAATTCTCCAAATGTAATTGTAAATGAATAATAGGTGGCTTTATTTCACTCATACAgaatctaaaaattctccatGCTGCCTCAGGTGGAGAAACCCACCTAGCTGATACATATTgtttaatttcatcaatttctgAATCAGATTTATTATTTACTACAGAGAAGCTAGTTCTATCATGACCTTTATAGATATACTTATAAATGTATTTGACTGCCTTAATTGTAGAGCATATTTCAACATTAAGATGGCAATCAAATTTAGCCAAAAGATATGGATTGTATGGTACAACCCATCTGTTATCTAAAAGAGCTGATTTAATCTTAATTTGAACTCCATCATCTCTCCTTCGATATTCAGGATATGCATTAAGAGTTTGGATAGTTTCCTCACAGaaatttttaggaaaattaTTCTTGCAAGTTCCATTTTTTCTCATGCATACATTTGTTGGATCAAGTGAACCACATGGTCCATGAAGCATATGTTTAATGACCAAATTATATAGatgttcatttttctctttatttggtaTCTCGGCACAGACAATTTTATCATATTCTTCAGGGGTATACATCTTGAATTTTGACTTTAAAATTAGCAAGAAATGTGCATGTGGCAGTCCACGTTTTTGGTATTCAATGACATAAGTGTAAGCTGCCACTTCACCAAAGATGCATTTTTTCAAAAGTTCATCTTTAAGCTGCTCTAACTTAGCATGAAATACTCTAGCAAGCAAATCTGGTCTGTTTTGTGCCTCTTCTTTGTCTATTAACTGTTCTTTTATTTCTGGCCAATTAGGATTGCAAGTCATGGTCAGAAATATATCTGGTTTACCATACTTTTGTACTAATGTCATTGCATCCATGTATTTACGTCTCATATTTCTTGGCCCTCCAATAAAGGATGGTGGTAATATGATACGCTGCCAACATTACATGCTTGACTCTCACCTGATCCTAAAGCATCTATTATGCCTTTCAAGAACTCTCTCCTAATTTCCTCTTATTGTAATCTATAGAAGTCAAGTCTTTGTGTCTCAAGCTTCACATATTGATCAACAATATATTGTTGTAGAAGTCGAGCAAAATGTAATAACCAAGATTCATCATTGTCCCTAATCTGAAGTTTATAACAATAATATTCTCGAAGGGACACAAAATTTGGATCTTCATGTATGCT
This window contains:
- the LOC140018803 gene encoding uncharacterized protein, encoding MDAMTLVQKYGKPDIFLTMTCNPNWPEIKEQLIDKEEAQNRPDLLARVFHAKLEQLKDELLKKCIFGEVAAYTYVIEYQKRGLPHAHFLLILKSKFKMYTPEEYDKIVCAEIPNKEKNEHLYNLVIKHMLHGPCGSLDPTNVCMRKNGTCKNNFPKNFCEETIQTLNAYPEYRRRDDGVQIKIKSALLDNRWVVPYNPYLLAKFDCHLNVEICSTIKAVKYIYKYIYKGHDRTSFSVVNNKSDSEIDEIKQYVSARWVSPPEAAWRIFRFCMSEIKPPIIHLQLHLENYQPMTFKKTANLQNVVNNYHLKKTMLTEFFYMNRTDKAAQDLNCTYVEFPDHFVWLPKQKYWKLRERGESIGRIMTAHPSEGERYYLRLLLSKVRCPISFDDLRTFNGVQVETFQEAALIRGLLQNDNSQEICLQEASLFHMPYEMRRLFATLLVYSCSNDPKALWQNFESSMSEDFAKCSAMTSAQVKRNVLQQIDGFLQSMGKGIHSYNLIPTGFSYENIENETRELRAERNIIISEIDLNSIELLNEKQKKAFVVISERIYSDRPGVFFIDGPCGTGKTFLYRALLADVRSKGYLALATATSGIAASILPGGRTAHSRFKIPIDIFDGATCRVSKQTSLAAMIKEAKLIIWDEAPMAKKAAIEALDDLLRDLMNSEEIFGGKVVVLGGDFRQTLPVIRKGTKTEMINACLINSPLWHKLEKLQLTENMRAKLDPSFTQFLLKIGDGTQETDKNAIVKLPSSIIVNYNNETDAIEKLINIVYPEFKDPSKKLHCSQNRAILTAKNNFVDEINDQLIKKFPGDLTEYLSYDETLNENHQSEYIDLLNTLTPSNLPPHRLLLKSNAPIILLRNLDPTEGLCNGTRLIIKSLTKNVICAKIAVGDFCGKEVFIHRISLQPPSDEQYPVPYKRTQFSIRLCFAMTINKAQGQTLDFVGIYLKEPVFSYGQLYVALSRAKTASAVKVLIRPAYFDESCTDHTKNIVYKEVLETSQITLSGFNIHGLFCFQLYYFV